One genomic segment of Musa acuminata AAA Group cultivar baxijiao chromosome BXJ3-3, Cavendish_Baxijiao_AAA, whole genome shotgun sequence includes these proteins:
- the LOC103977360 gene encoding heat shock protein 81-1-like: MTESLMLRDSSMAGHMSSKKTMEINPENPIMEELRKRADADKNDKSVKDLTLMLFETALLTSGFSLNDPNTFGNRIHRMLKLGLSIVEDEKVEDTDMPTLEDAADAEESKMEEVD; encoded by the coding sequence ATGACTGAATCACTAATGCTCAGAGACTCCAGCATGGCTGGCCATATGTCCAGCAAGAAAACTATGGAGATCAACCCAGAGAATCCTATCATGGAGGAGTTGAGGAAGCGAGCAGATGCTGACAAGAATGACAAATCAGTCAAGGACCTGACACTTATGCTGTTTGAGACTGCTCTCCTCACCTCTGGTTTCAGCTTGAATGACCCCAATACTTTTGGCAACAGGATCCACCGCATGCTGAAATTAGGTCTCAGcatcgttgaggatgaaaaggttgAAGACACTGACATGCCTACGCTTGAGGATGCTGCTGATGCCGAAGAGAGTAAGATGGAGGAAGTGGACTAA